A window from Pokkaliibacter sp. MBI-7 encodes these proteins:
- a CDS encoding protein-L-isoaspartate(D-aspartate) O-methyltransferase: MTSARTRERMIARLLEQGISDQEVLDVMLRIPRHLFVDEALAHRAYEDTALPIGYQQTLSQPYVVARMTELILGARRMERVLEVGTGSGYQSAVLAALAEHVYTLERIRPLHERTRKRLQQLKVYNVFPRYSDGTVGWPEKGPYDAILVTAAAEQVPYELLAQLAEGGVLVIPVGGQEAQSLRRIRRQQDQYHEEMLEPVRFVPLLKGRLR, from the coding sequence ATGACCTCTGCCAGAACTCGCGAGCGAATGATTGCTCGCTTGCTGGAGCAGGGGATAAGCGACCAGGAGGTGTTAGATGTGATGCTTCGCATCCCACGGCACCTTTTTGTCGATGAGGCTTTGGCACATCGTGCCTATGAAGATACCGCACTGCCAATTGGCTATCAGCAGACTTTATCCCAGCCTTATGTGGTCGCCAGAATGACAGAGCTTATTCTGGGGGCCAGAAGAATGGAAAGGGTGCTGGAAGTCGGAACCGGGTCAGGCTATCAGAGTGCCGTGTTGGCCGCTCTGGCAGAACATGTATACACTCTTGAGCGCATCCGCCCCTTGCATGAGCGGACCCGCAAGCGTCTGCAACAGTTGAAAGTTTATAATGTATTTCCTCGTTACTCGGACGGTACAGTCGGATGGCCAGAAAAAGGCCCCTACGATGCAATTCTGGTGACTGCCGCCGCTGAGCAGGTACCGTACGAGCTTCTGGCTCAACTGGCGGAAGGTGGCGTACTGGTTATTCCGGTTGGAGGGCAGGAGGCGCAGTCACTGCGGCGTATCCGTCGTCAGCAAGACCAATATCATGAAGAAATGCTGGAACCTGTTCGATTTGTGCCTCTGCTCAAGGGCCGTCTACGCTAA
- a CDS encoding DUF368 domain-containing protein, translated as MERIFLFLKGMAMGAADVVPGVSGGTIAFISGIYEELLLTIRNIHPRLFFSLFRKGVLVTWREANGSFLAVLLAGILTSILTLAKGISWLLEFYPLLIWGFFFGLVMASCLLIARQVERWRTDTLLSLVLGVLLGWILTQGFAFSMPPTSFNLFIGGAIAICAMILPGISGSFILLILGLYQPVLSAVKQLQFSTLLIFVCGCVTGLMGFSRVLSWCLQHYRAMTLAILTGFMVGSLGKVWPWKITRAYRLDSHGQSVPLLQDSVLPHSYQGLTGQAPMTFAVLALMLLGVMVVLGLSRAASVQEARG; from the coding sequence ATGGAACGTATTTTTCTTTTTCTCAAGGGCATGGCTATGGGGGCGGCAGATGTTGTTCCCGGTGTTTCTGGTGGAACGATTGCCTTTATTTCCGGTATCTATGAAGAGTTACTGCTGACCATTCGCAATATCCATCCGCGTCTGTTTTTCTCACTATTTCGCAAAGGGGTGCTGGTCACCTGGCGAGAAGCGAATGGTTCATTTCTGGCAGTACTGCTAGCGGGAATACTGACCAGTATTCTGACTCTGGCCAAAGGTATTAGCTGGTTGCTCGAATTTTATCCTCTATTGATCTGGGGCTTTTTCTTTGGTCTGGTCATGGCATCTTGCCTGCTAATTGCGCGTCAAGTTGAGCGTTGGCGTACTGACACACTTTTGAGTCTCGTGCTGGGTGTACTGCTGGGCTGGATATTAACTCAGGGTTTTGCATTTTCTATGCCTCCAACCTCGTTCAATTTGTTTATTGGTGGTGCGATAGCCATCTGCGCGATGATCCTGCCCGGCATTTCTGGCAGTTTCATATTGCTTATTTTAGGACTCTATCAACCCGTCCTGTCGGCGGTTAAACAGCTCCAGTTCTCGACGCTCTTAATCTTTGTCTGTGGTTGCGTTACCGGATTAATGGGCTTTTCACGTGTGCTCAGCTGGTGCTTGCAACATTATCGTGCAATGACTCTGGCGATTTTGACGGGCTTTATGGTGGGTTCGTTAGGGAAAGTGTGGCCATGGAAGATTACCCGGGCCTATCGGCTCGATAGTCATGGTCAGTCTGTGCCTTTATTACAAGACAGTGTATTGCCTCACTCTTATCAAGGGTTGACGGGCCAGGCCCCGATGACGTTTGCGGTGCTGGCTCTGATGTTGCTGGGAGTGATGGTTGTTTTGGGATTGTCCAGAGCCGCTTCTGTTCAGGAGGCGCGTGGTTGA
- a CDS encoding peptidoglycan DD-metalloendopeptidase family protein, producing the protein MSNIAIRGLVLVMLMLLAGCSSNSKYAPVSDLSARAHAGDVAGKHVVKTGETLYSIAYRYGRDYKELARQNSIPAPYTIYPGQTLQLNRSTLVSAESGSRVQSTTVRPLASTSTGISGSTSSSKDVEKSSKGSTVGSSKTSPSRAISVAAGDDRPTATSKSGLTWQWPVSGKVVSTFSQNRNSDKGINIAGIAGSPVRAAADGVVVYAGNGLRGYVNLVIINHNQEFLSAYAHNQKILVREQQKVKRGDVIAEMGQSEAKSGMLYFEIRQDGQPVNPLSYLPKR; encoded by the coding sequence ATGTCTAACATAGCAATAAGAGGTTTGGTACTGGTGATGTTGATGCTGCTTGCAGGCTGCTCTAGCAACAGCAAATATGCACCAGTCAGCGATCTTTCTGCCCGTGCTCATGCGGGTGATGTTGCCGGTAAACATGTGGTCAAGACAGGCGAGACTCTGTACTCAATCGCCTATCGCTATGGTCGTGATTACAAGGAGCTGGCACGTCAGAACAGCATACCGGCACCGTACACTATCTATCCTGGACAGACGTTACAGTTGAACAGGTCAACGCTGGTGAGTGCAGAGTCAGGCAGTCGAGTACAAAGCACTACTGTTCGGCCACTAGCCTCAACCTCCACAGGTATTTCAGGATCAACCAGTAGTAGCAAAGATGTGGAGAAAAGTAGCAAGGGAAGTACGGTCGGTAGCAGTAAAACGTCACCCTCACGTGCCATCAGCGTGGCTGCCGGTGATGATCGTCCAACCGCGACCAGCAAGAGCGGTCTCACGTGGCAATGGCCTGTGTCTGGTAAGGTGGTCAGCACCTTTTCACAAAATCGTAATAGCGACAAGGGTATAAATATTGCAGGAATTGCGGGGAGTCCGGTGCGTGCCGCTGCAGATGGGGTGGTTGTGTACGCGGGTAACGGGCTCAGAGGGTACGTCAATCTGGTAATTATCAATCATAATCAGGAGTTCCTGAGCGCGTATGCACATAACCAGAAGATCCTTGTGCGTGAACAGCAGAAGGTCAAACGTGGTGATGTGATTGCTGAAATGGGGCAGTCAGAAGCTAAGTCAGGCATGCTTTATTTTGAAATCAGGCAGGATGGGCAACCGGTGAATCCACTGAGTTACTTGCCCAAACGTTAG